A genome region from Paenibacillus pabuli includes the following:
- the spoVM gene encoding stage V sporulation protein SpoVM, with translation MKFYTFKLPKFLGGFVKAILNTFQKN, from the coding sequence ATGAAATTTTACACATTCAAACTGCCGAAGTTTTTGGGAGGGTTTGTAAAGGCGATCCTTAATACGTTTCAAAAGAACTGA
- a CDS encoding DegV family protein, giving the protein MSHKVAIVTDSTADIPEELVRKYGIHVVPLRVLFGEESYADGVDLTSEQFYTKLAKASALPTTSQPSPTEFMNIYQTLLDEDPERPIVSIHLSSGMSGTYQSALLGKSLLEREGDITVMDSKSASYGYGLMVIQAAELASQGKSAAEIAAAVEAMQKSRKLFFLVDTLEYLQKGGRIGKAAAILGTLLNIKPILSIDEEGVIYAVEKVRGHKKAMARIIELFKQDLAGKRVNVAVGHTADPGSAIACAEQLRGHFTLNEVVYTNIGAVIGSHVGPGVIAIFMWPVPE; this is encoded by the coding sequence TTGAGCCATAAGGTTGCGATTGTAACAGACAGCACCGCAGATATACCGGAAGAGCTTGTCCGTAAATACGGAATTCATGTTGTTCCGCTGCGCGTTCTGTTTGGTGAAGAAAGTTATGCAGACGGCGTTGATCTGACGTCGGAACAGTTTTATACAAAATTGGCGAAGGCTTCGGCGCTCCCTACCACGTCACAGCCTTCGCCAACCGAATTCATGAACATCTACCAAACTCTGCTGGATGAAGACCCTGAACGTCCAATTGTTTCGATTCACCTGTCATCGGGCATGAGTGGAACCTATCAATCGGCACTGCTGGGCAAATCCCTGCTGGAGCGTGAGGGCGACATTACGGTGATGGACTCCAAGTCGGCATCGTATGGATATGGTTTGATGGTCATTCAGGCAGCTGAACTTGCGAGTCAAGGCAAGTCGGCAGCTGAGATTGCTGCAGCTGTAGAAGCCATGCAGAAGAGCCGCAAGCTGTTTTTCCTTGTGGATACGCTGGAGTACCTGCAAAAAGGCGGGCGGATCGGTAAGGCAGCGGCTATTCTGGGCACCTTGCTGAATATTAAGCCCATCTTGTCCATTGATGAGGAAGGTGTCATATACGCTGTTGAAAAAGTCAGAGGACACAAAAAAGCAATGGCACGCATCATTGAGCTGTTTAAACAGGACCTTGCGGGTAAACGTGTGAATGTGGCCGTAGGCCATACCGCAGATCCCGGATCAGCGATTGCTTGTGCAGAGCAGTTGCGTGGGCATTTTACACTGAATGAAGTGGTGTACACCAATATTGGAGCCGTCATTGGCAGCCATGTTGGGCCTGGCGTTATTGCCATCTTTATGTGGCCTGTTCCGGAATGA
- the rpmB gene encoding 50S ribosomal protein L28 has protein sequence MSRKCYVTGKKPGTGNHVSHANNRNRRSWGVNVQKVRILVNGKPKRVYVSTRALKAGKVTRV, from the coding sequence ATGTCTCGCAAATGTTATGTGACAGGTAAGAAACCGGGCACCGGTAACCACGTATCCCACGCTAACAACCGTAACCGTCGTTCTTGGGGCGTAAACGTTCAGAAGGTCCGTATTCTCGTGAACGGTAAACCAAAACGTGTATACGTAAGCACCCGTGCACTGAAAGCCGGTAAAGTGACTCGCGTATAA
- a CDS encoding LytR/AlgR family response regulator transcription factor produces the protein MRALIVEDEIPASEELNYLIQEHSQIEVVACLEDGLDVLKFLQEQEVDVIFLDINIPSLDGMMLAHHIGKFASKPYIVFTTAYKEHAAEAFELEAFDYILKPYDEKRIAAMLLKLENAFKRDHAGEAVDEHGQAQVTDEASMQGSQAKASVAGTGIRINLLRNDNIIVTDTADIYYAEAQEKVTKVYTKNGEFTMPVSITDFHGRLPQESFFRCHRSYLVNLSQIREIVPWFNNTYLLRLRDLEAEVPVSRGKVKEFRQLMRI, from the coding sequence ATGAGAGCTCTTATCGTGGAAGATGAGATTCCTGCAAGTGAAGAATTGAATTATTTGATCCAGGAACATAGTCAGATTGAAGTGGTTGCCTGCCTCGAAGATGGACTAGATGTGCTGAAGTTTTTGCAGGAGCAGGAAGTCGACGTTATTTTTCTCGATATTAACATTCCATCGCTGGACGGCATGATGCTGGCCCATCATATTGGGAAATTCGCCAGTAAGCCTTACATCGTCTTTACGACAGCTTATAAGGAGCATGCAGCTGAAGCGTTCGAGCTGGAAGCCTTTGACTACATTCTGAAGCCTTATGATGAGAAACGAATTGCAGCCATGCTGCTTAAGCTGGAGAATGCCTTCAAACGCGATCATGCAGGAGAGGCAGTGGATGAACATGGACAGGCCCAAGTGACGGATGAAGCCTCCATGCAAGGATCACAGGCTAAAGCTTCTGTCGCAGGGACTGGAATACGAATTAATCTGCTGCGCAACGACAACATTATCGTGACGGATACGGCCGACATCTATTATGCGGAAGCACAGGAGAAAGTAACGAAGGTGTATACCAAAAATGGTGAGTTTACGATGCCGGTGAGCATTACGGATTTTCATGGCCGCCTTCCGCAGGAGTCTTTTTTTCGCTGCCACCGTTCTTACCTGGTCAATCTGTCTCAAATACGTGAAATTGTACCCTGGTTTAACAATACGTACCTGCTCCGTCTACGCGATCTGGAAGCTGAAGTGCCGGTAAGCCGGGGCAAGGTCAAGGAATTTAGGCAGCTCATGCGCATATAG
- a CDS encoding sensor histidine kinase, with amino-acid sequence MEMFTMLLGLFERAALLIIFLFFLSRVPRFRQILQKGKLRPQEYVAVTLLFCAFAIFGTYTGINVEGSLVNVRIIAVLSGGILFGAPVGIITGIVSGVHRYLIDMDGVTAIPCLITSIIAGLVSGYIHKYTPKSKRWMVGIAAGMICEALTMLLILLYSYPDPLGADIVSRIALPMILGEVNIGLIVLLVQSVEGEKEMIAARQAKLALEIANKTLPYFRSIDEDSLRTICRIIQEDIQADAVAITDTRNVLAYVGFGEERYHIGNEIISEMTKQTISSGEITISNDVTDEKTPDIHSLLIIPLKERSEVTGALKIYYRKAYKITYPLQTMAVGLSQIISTQMEVSRVEEIKAAANKAELRALQTTIHPHFLFNALNAIASSIRTKPDRARELIVNLSGYMRYNLELSDELIDIHKELEQVRNYVEIEKARYGSRLNVIYEIDEVAVHIPSLVIQPLVENAIIHGVLKVKGPGTVRIRVQDYPDFVRIGVSDTGAGIDPDIIEKVYRDRMPGNQIGLYNVHRRVKLIYGQGVTITRLEQGTDIIFDVPKGDVVTR; translated from the coding sequence ATGGAAATGTTTACGATGCTGCTGGGGTTGTTTGAGCGTGCGGCGCTGCTGATTATTTTTTTATTCTTTTTATCGAGGGTACCTCGTTTTAGACAGATTTTGCAGAAAGGGAAACTAAGGCCTCAGGAATATGTGGCGGTCACGCTTTTATTTTGTGCTTTTGCGATCTTTGGCACCTATACTGGGATTAATGTGGAAGGCTCTTTGGTGAATGTGCGGATCATCGCCGTGTTGTCCGGTGGTATTTTGTTTGGAGCACCTGTAGGGATTATTACGGGGATTGTATCGGGAGTACATCGTTATTTGATTGATATGGATGGGGTTACGGCGATTCCGTGTCTCATTACGAGTATTATTGCCGGTCTGGTGTCGGGTTACATTCACAAGTATACGCCGAAGTCGAAGCGGTGGATGGTCGGTATTGCGGCCGGGATGATCTGTGAAGCGCTCACGATGCTGCTGATCCTGCTATATTCCTATCCGGACCCACTGGGTGCTGACATTGTATCCAGGATTGCATTGCCGATGATTTTGGGTGAGGTCAATATTGGACTAATCGTGCTGCTGGTGCAGAGTGTGGAAGGGGAAAAGGAAATGATTGCAGCACGCCAGGCGAAACTTGCACTGGAAATTGCGAACAAAACCCTGCCCTATTTCCGTTCTATCGATGAGGATTCCCTGCGGACCATCTGCCGCATTATACAGGAGGATATCCAGGCCGACGCTGTTGCCATTACAGATACCCGCAATGTACTGGCCTATGTTGGATTCGGGGAAGAACGATATCACATCGGCAATGAGATTATTAGCGAGATGACGAAGCAGACGATCTCCAGTGGGGAGATTACCATCAGTAATGATGTGACGGATGAGAAAACGCCGGACATTCATTCCCTGCTGATTATTCCGCTCAAGGAGCGGAGCGAGGTCACGGGAGCATTGAAGATTTATTACCGTAAAGCCTATAAAATTACGTATCCGCTGCAAACGATGGCTGTGGGACTATCGCAAATTATTTCCACTCAGATGGAAGTATCCCGGGTCGAAGAGATTAAGGCAGCCGCCAACAAAGCGGAACTGCGGGCATTGCAGACGACCATTCATCCTCATTTTCTCTTCAATGCGCTGAATGCGATTGCTTCTTCGATTCGAACGAAGCCTGACCGGGCGCGGGAGTTGATTGTGAATCTGTCGGGATACATGCGCTACAATCTGGAACTGTCGGATGAGCTGATCGATATTCATAAGGAGCTGGAGCAGGTCCGCAATTATGTGGAGATTGAGAAAGCCCGTTATGGCAGCAGGCTTAACGTGATCTATGAGATTGATGAGGTGGCTGTGCATATTCCAAGTCTGGTCATTCAGCCGCTTGTTGAAAATGCCATCATTCATGGTGTCCTCAAGGTCAAAGGACCTGGAACCGTGCGGATTCGGGTACAGGATTACCCTGACTTTGTACGAATAGGAGTCAGTGATACCGGTGCCGGTATTGACCCGGATATCATTGAGAAGGTGTATCGAGACCGAATGCCGGGGAATCAGATTGGTTTATATAATGTTCATCGGCGGGTGAAGCTCATATATGGACAAGGCGTAACGATTACGCGGTTGGAGCAAGGAACCGATATTATTTTTGACGTACCCAAAGGAGATGTCGTGACAAGGTGA
- a CDS encoding DAK2 domain-containing protein, with product MSIRSLNGTDFTAMVLAGAEQLGQHAEHVNSLNVFPVPDGDTGTNMNLTMSAGVAEIKRKSSDSIGEAAGILSKGLLMGARGNSGVILSQLFRGFSRSAAPYEELNTLQFAAALQNGVDAAYKAVVKPVEGTILTVAKEAAKHASYYARRTNDITELMNEVLLKAKEALATTPELLPVLKQVGVVDSGGQGLVYIYEGFMEVLLQTDGVSRASLQKEVQPSVASSALKPAVPAEEVPAKPAQQVIAPEMPLSAQARLETEDIEFLYDMEFFINRQLGDNAGVAFDDEAFRKALSVNGDSIIIIADDDVIKVHVHSKTPGDVLNLALRYGEITQIHILNMREQHRDLLTAGMDIAPSPELFAEIPPETTRSQEEAVPPADEMAPYGFIAVSSGEGIAEIFQSLGVDVILSGGQTMNPSTEDFVNAVRSIAAEQVFILPNNSNIVLAAEQARELLEDERRITVIPSKTIPQGMAAAFAFQEDESAEANRDQMLEAIGRVQSGQVTHAVRDTQYDELDIKAGHYIGIHNSKIVATDESMLRACEGVLQQMMASGDEVVTILEGEEADSEVTAALAAWVEAQYPDAEVEVHSGGQPVYYYLFSVES from the coding sequence TTGAGTATACGTTCTTTAAATGGAACAGATTTCACCGCAATGGTACTCGCCGGCGCGGAACAACTTGGACAGCATGCAGAGCACGTCAATTCCCTGAATGTTTTCCCTGTGCCGGATGGCGACACGGGAACGAACATGAATTTGACAATGAGTGCAGGAGTCGCAGAGATTAAACGCAAGAGTTCTGACTCCATCGGTGAAGCTGCCGGTATTTTATCCAAAGGCCTGCTCATGGGCGCACGGGGGAATTCAGGCGTTATTTTATCGCAATTGTTCCGTGGTTTCAGTCGTTCAGCTGCTCCCTACGAGGAACTGAATACGCTCCAATTTGCAGCAGCCCTCCAAAACGGCGTGGACGCAGCGTATAAAGCTGTCGTGAAGCCCGTTGAAGGAACCATTCTTACCGTGGCTAAGGAAGCTGCGAAACATGCCAGCTACTATGCAAGACGGACGAATGATATTACCGAATTAATGAATGAAGTATTGTTAAAAGCAAAAGAGGCACTGGCAACGACTCCGGAATTGCTGCCTGTACTAAAACAGGTTGGCGTCGTGGATTCGGGTGGACAGGGGCTTGTATATATTTACGAAGGTTTTATGGAAGTTCTGCTGCAGACCGACGGTGTTAGCCGTGCATCCCTGCAAAAAGAAGTACAACCATCTGTGGCATCGTCCGCATTGAAACCGGCTGTACCGGCAGAAGAGGTGCCTGCAAAGCCTGCACAGCAGGTCATTGCTCCAGAGATGCCGTTGTCTGCACAGGCTAGACTGGAAACGGAAGATATCGAATTCCTGTATGATATGGAATTCTTCATTAACCGCCAGCTGGGCGATAATGCAGGCGTGGCATTCGATGATGAGGCATTCCGGAAAGCGTTGTCAGTCAACGGCGATTCCATCATCATTATTGCTGACGACGATGTAATCAAGGTGCATGTGCACTCCAAGACACCTGGAGATGTATTGAATTTGGCACTTCGCTACGGTGAAATTACACAGATCCACATTTTGAATATGCGTGAACAGCACCGGGATCTGCTGACGGCAGGCATGGACATTGCGCCTTCTCCTGAATTGTTTGCAGAGATTCCGCCTGAAACGACGCGCAGTCAGGAAGAGGCAGTACCTCCGGCAGATGAAATGGCACCGTATGGTTTTATCGCTGTATCCTCCGGTGAGGGCATTGCGGAAATCTTCCAAAGCCTCGGGGTGGACGTAATCCTGTCCGGCGGACAGACGATGAATCCGAGCACCGAAGACTTTGTGAATGCAGTTCGCTCGATCGCTGCGGAACAGGTGTTTATTTTGCCGAACAATTCCAATATTGTTCTTGCTGCCGAACAGGCACGCGAACTGCTTGAAGACGAACGCCGGATCACGGTGATACCGAGCAAAACGATTCCGCAGGGTATGGCAGCTGCGTTTGCTTTTCAGGAGGATGAGTCTGCTGAAGCGAACCGTGATCAAATGCTGGAAGCCATTGGCCGGGTGCAGTCGGGTCAGGTTACCCATGCCGTAAGGGACACTCAGTACGATGAGCTGGATATCAAGGCAGGCCATTACATTGGTATCCATAATTCCAAAATCGTTGCGACAGACGAAAGCATGCTTCGTGCGTGTGAAGGAGTGCTGCAGCAGATGATGGCGAGTGGAGATGAAGTGGTTACCATCCTCGAGGGGGAAGAAGCTGACTCTGAGGTTACTGCTGCGCTTGCGGCATGGGTGGAGGCGCAATATCCTGATGCTGAGGTGGAGGTACATTCTGGAGGACAGCCGGTTTATTATTATTTGTTCTCTGTGGAGTCTTGA
- a CDS encoding L-lactate MFS transporter: MKAAISSAPNSASTSIKMNRRLIVLGTIIVQMGLGTIYTWSLFNQPLSDHFGWDVSSVAITFSITSFALAFATLFAGRLQERWGLQRLIRIAGIVLGLGLVLSSQVTSLTLLYILAGFVVGFADGAAYITSLSNLIKWFPERKGLISGISVGAFGTGSLLFKYVNSALIGAVGPAQAFMYWGIIVLVLIVAGSFLIREAVVREQAPVSKTEGAKQEVTRHQYTVKEMLRTKEAYMLFVIFFTACMSGLYLIGIVKDIGVQLAGLDVATAANAVAMVAIFNTAGRIILGALSDKVGRMKVIAGALLVTAAAVMTLSLVPLTYGVFFACVAAVAFCFGGNITVFPAIVADYFGLKNQSKNYGVIYQGFGIGALAGSFISALLGGFHLTFIVIAILCAVSLLLALMITPPGQNRRTRQHEGQMSLKPSSRAS, translated from the coding sequence ATGAAAGCAGCTATTTCATCAGCACCTAATTCAGCATCGACATCCATAAAAATGAATCGGCGGCTTATTGTACTGGGAACAATTATTGTACAAATGGGCCTTGGAACCATCTACACCTGGAGTTTATTTAATCAACCGCTGTCTGACCATTTCGGATGGGACGTCAGCTCGGTCGCGATAACTTTTTCAATCACAAGTTTTGCACTCGCATTTGCTACGCTGTTTGCAGGCCGGCTGCAGGAACGATGGGGACTTCAGCGCCTGATTCGTATAGCGGGGATTGTGCTTGGTCTGGGACTTGTGCTCAGTTCTCAAGTTACTTCATTAACCCTGCTCTATATATTGGCAGGATTCGTGGTTGGATTCGCAGACGGGGCCGCTTATATTACGTCGTTATCCAACCTGATTAAATGGTTCCCGGAACGCAAAGGTCTCATCTCGGGTATTTCCGTTGGCGCATTTGGTACAGGAAGTCTGTTGTTTAAATATGTGAACTCGGCATTGATTGGCGCTGTAGGGCCTGCGCAGGCATTTATGTATTGGGGCATCATCGTCCTGGTCCTGATTGTGGCCGGATCTTTCCTGATTCGCGAAGCCGTTGTTCGTGAACAGGCTCCCGTTAGCAAGACCGAAGGGGCGAAGCAGGAAGTTACCCGTCATCAGTACACGGTAAAAGAAATGCTTCGGACGAAAGAAGCTTATATGTTGTTCGTTATTTTCTTCACGGCATGTATGAGCGGATTGTATCTGATCGGTATCGTCAAAGACATCGGCGTGCAGCTGGCAGGTCTTGACGTCGCTACCGCCGCGAATGCAGTAGCGATGGTTGCGATCTTCAATACGGCAGGTCGGATCATCCTGGGGGCCTTGTCGGACAAAGTAGGCCGGATGAAAGTCATTGCCGGGGCACTGCTGGTTACGGCAGCAGCGGTCATGACGCTAAGCCTCGTTCCACTGACCTACGGCGTGTTCTTCGCCTGCGTGGCTGCAGTTGCGTTCTGTTTCGGTGGTAACATTACCGTCTTTCCGGCGATTGTCGCGGATTACTTCGGACTGAAAAATCAGAGCAAAAACTATGGTGTCATCTATCAGGGATTTGGAATTGGTGCCCTGGCCGGGTCCTTTATCAGTGCTCTGCTGGGCGGATTCCATCTGACGTTTATCGTTATTGCGATACTCTGTGCTGTCTCCCTGCTGCTCGCCTTGATGATTACACCTCCGGGTCAAAATCGTCGTACGCGTCAGCACGAAGGTCAAATGAGTCTCAAACCTTCATCCCGGGCAAGCTGA
- the rpe gene encoding ribulose-phosphate 3-epimerase — protein MIKIAPSILSADFARLGAEVAEAQAAGGDWIHVDVMDGHFVPNITLGPAIVKAIAPHTNLPLDVHLMIENPERYVEEFAKAGAAVITVHAEACVHLHRVIHLIKEQGVKAGVALNPGTPASAIQEVLDDVDMVLVMTVNPGFGGQAFISGTMNKIRQIRSWLNEKGRHDVHIEVDGGIAADTAPLVVEAGADVLVAGSAVFGREDRAAAIAEIRSSYGG, from the coding sequence ATGATTAAAATTGCTCCATCCATCTTATCTGCAGATTTTGCACGTCTCGGTGCTGAAGTAGCTGAAGCGCAAGCTGCTGGCGGCGATTGGATACATGTTGATGTCATGGACGGTCATTTCGTCCCGAATATTACGCTTGGTCCAGCCATTGTAAAAGCCATTGCTCCACATACCAACCTGCCACTGGATGTACATCTGATGATTGAAAATCCGGAACGGTACGTTGAGGAATTTGCCAAAGCGGGAGCGGCAGTTATTACCGTTCATGCGGAGGCATGTGTGCATTTGCACCGTGTGATCCACTTGATTAAGGAACAGGGCGTCAAGGCGGGGGTTGCTCTTAATCCAGGGACGCCAGCCAGTGCCATTCAGGAAGTGCTGGATGACGTGGACATGGTTCTGGTCATGACCGTGAACCCTGGTTTTGGGGGACAAGCGTTCATCTCGGGAACAATGAACAAAATCAGACAAATTCGCAGCTGGCTGAATGAAAAAGGACGCCATGATGTGCACATCGAAGTAGATGGGGGAATTGCGGCCGATACTGCACCGCTCGTTGTGGAAGCAGGCGCCGATGTACTCGTTGCAGGTAGTGCGGTATTCGGACGTGAGGACCGTGCAGCTGCCATTGCCGAAATTCGTAGCAGCTACGGAGGCTGA
- a CDS encoding GNAT family N-acetyltransferase translates to MNFVKYAEPDFADYYALVSNMEVMKQITERTLPEEEAKAQFRSMLDYNLGSSCGYYRVSGADGAGMAYAKLIPDESDPSRAEMGYMVLPEYWGQGHGTSIAARLILKAQAARMGVLYAIIDPSNEASRRILVRQNFVSTWTGDMEGLPGEILELNLQVRR, encoded by the coding sequence ATGAACTTCGTCAAATATGCTGAACCTGATTTTGCAGATTATTATGCTCTGGTTTCCAATATGGAAGTCATGAAACAAATTACGGAACGTACTCTCCCCGAAGAAGAAGCGAAAGCGCAATTCCGGTCCATGCTGGATTATAATCTGGGCTCCAGCTGCGGATATTACCGGGTATCTGGTGCAGATGGAGCTGGGATGGCATACGCCAAACTCATTCCGGATGAATCCGATCCGTCCCGGGCCGAGATGGGCTACATGGTTTTGCCTGAGTATTGGGGCCAAGGTCATGGCACATCCATTGCGGCGCGTCTCATTTTGAAAGCACAGGCGGCAAGAATGGGTGTGCTTTACGCGATTATAGATCCCTCCAACGAGGCATCCCGCCGAATATTGGTCAGACAGAACTTTGTTTCCACGTGGACAGGCGATATGGAAGGACTTCCCGGCGAGATTCTGGAATTGAACCTTCAAGTGCGGCGGTAA
- a CDS encoding stage VI sporulation protein F, which produces MSYQQYGISPQLVERIKLKMKNPAVKDRIKKLIDGITKSDLQDRAKVRRLVKSSAVILNENFSSAQEEQFVAFVIAQKIDPNNTFHLIKLWGMFR; this is translated from the coding sequence TTGAGTTATCAACAATATGGGATTAGTCCGCAGCTGGTGGAGCGGATCAAATTAAAAATGAAAAATCCGGCTGTCAAAGATCGCATCAAAAAGCTGATTGACGGAATCACCAAGTCCGATCTCCAGGACCGGGCCAAGGTTAGAAGATTGGTCAAGTCATCTGCAGTCATTTTGAATGAAAACTTCTCGTCAGCTCAGGAGGAGCAGTTCGTTGCCTTCGTCATCGCCCAGAAGATTGATCCTAACAATACGTTTCATCTGATTAAGCTGTGGGGGATGTTTCGGTGA
- the recG gene encoding ATP-dependent DNA helicase RecG, which yields MKLEEISVKQINGVSALKEGELHAFGISTVKDLLEYYPFRYEDYRLRSLSEVKDGDKITVQGKIMGIPVLQRYGKKSRLTCKVMTEEWMITATWFNRHFLKDQLTPNREIVLTGKWEQKRMQMTVSDSEFPDKGDGRSGTLQPVYSVTGKLTQSWMRKTINQGLIQFGDMIPEILPPALMKKYGLMPRKQAIAGIHRPQDNREGQQARQRMVYEELFLFQLKMQAYRALNRNRMNGVVHTTDNATIREFVRSLPFELTDAQKKVELEILHDMRSPYSMNRLLQGDVGSGKTVIAAIALYTSVRSGFQGALMVPTEILAEQHMRSLQKLFEPFGVTVGLLTGSVNGRKRKDLIASLQMGMIDIVVGTHALIQEDVFFRDLGLVVTDEQHRFGVNQRSILRRKGYNPDVLTMTATPIPRTLAITAFGDIEVSTISERPKGRIPISTYWVKHDMMERVLGFISREVDQGRQAYLICPLIEESEKLDVQNAIDLHVQMQQNFPNYRVGLLHGRMTTGEKEEMMRAFYSNDIQLLVSTTVVEVGVDVPNATLMVIMDADRFGLSQLHQLRGRVGRGAHASYCVLIADPKTEVGQERMKVMTETEDGFEVSRRDLDLRGPGDFFGTKQSGLPEFRLADMVADFAVLEQARDDVTSLIADPNFWTSVDYTALREYLQQQQVFQGDLID from the coding sequence ATGAAATTGGAAGAAATATCGGTTAAGCAAATTAACGGCGTGAGTGCTCTCAAAGAGGGAGAGCTTCACGCCTTTGGCATCTCTACTGTTAAAGACCTGCTTGAATATTATCCGTTCCGTTATGAGGATTATCGTCTGCGTTCCCTTAGTGAAGTGAAGGATGGGGACAAGATTACAGTCCAGGGTAAAATCATGGGCATCCCTGTATTGCAGCGCTACGGTAAAAAGTCCCGCCTCACCTGCAAGGTGATGACAGAAGAGTGGATGATCACGGCAACCTGGTTTAATCGTCATTTTCTAAAAGACCAGCTTACGCCGAACCGGGAAATTGTGCTAACGGGGAAGTGGGAACAAAAGCGCATGCAGATGACCGTCTCGGATTCGGAATTCCCGGATAAGGGAGATGGCCGTTCAGGAACGCTGCAGCCGGTCTATTCGGTAACGGGCAAGCTGACGCAATCCTGGATGCGCAAAACAATTAATCAGGGGTTAATTCAATTTGGAGACATGATTCCCGAGATTTTACCTCCAGCTCTGATGAAGAAATACGGACTGATGCCTCGTAAACAGGCGATCGCGGGGATTCACCGTCCGCAGGATAATCGGGAAGGCCAGCAGGCCAGACAGCGCATGGTCTATGAAGAATTGTTTTTGTTCCAGCTGAAGATGCAGGCCTATCGTGCATTGAACCGAAATCGCATGAATGGGGTTGTGCATACAACGGATAATGCCACCATTCGCGAGTTTGTACGTAGTCTGCCGTTTGAACTGACAGATGCTCAGAAGAAGGTGGAGCTGGAGATTCTTCACGATATGCGCTCCCCCTATTCCATGAATCGGCTGCTCCAGGGGGATGTTGGTTCGGGTAAAACAGTGATCGCAGCTATTGCGCTCTATACCTCGGTTCGTTCCGGTTTCCAGGGGGCTCTAATGGTCCCTACCGAGATTCTGGCCGAGCAGCATATGCGCTCATTGCAAAAACTGTTTGAGCCTTTTGGCGTAACCGTGGGGCTCCTAACGGGTAGCGTGAATGGACGGAAACGAAAAGATCTGATTGCTTCGCTGCAAATGGGGATGATTGATATCGTGGTGGGTACTCATGCATTGATTCAGGAAGATGTATTCTTCCGTGATCTTGGTCTTGTCGTGACGGACGAGCAGCATCGCTTCGGTGTGAACCAACGGAGCATTTTGCGGCGAAAAGGATATAATCCCGATGTGTTAACCATGACGGCGACCCCGATTCCGCGGACGCTGGCGATTACGGCATTTGGGGATATTGAAGTATCGACGATTTCGGAGCGGCCGAAGGGACGGATTCCGATCTCCACGTATTGGGTCAAACACGACATGATGGAGCGGGTGCTGGGTTTCATCTCCCGCGAAGTGGATCAGGGCCGTCAGGCTTACCTCATCTGCCCCTTGATTGAGGAATCCGAGAAGCTGGATGTCCAGAATGCGATTGATCTGCATGTGCAGATGCAGCAAAACTTTCCGAACTATCGTGTGGGCCTGCTGCATGGACGGATGACTACTGGGGAGAAAGAAGAGATGATGCGTGCGTTCTACAGCAACGATATTCAGCTTCTCGTCTCAACCACTGTGGTAGAAGTCGGCGTTGATGTACCGAATGCTACACTAATGGTTATTATGGATGCCGACCGCTTCGGCTTATCTCAGCTGCATCAGCTTCGTGGCCGTGTCGGCCGGGGAGCCCACGCGTCCTATTGCGTGCTCATTGCTGATCCCAAAACTGAGGTTGGGCAGGAGCGCATGAAGGTCATGACCGAAACGGAGGATGGCTTTGAAGTTTCCCGCCGTGATCTCGATCTGCGGGGACCGGGGGATTTCTTCGGGACCAAACAGAGTGGATTACCGGAATTCCGTCTGGCAGATATGGTTGCAGACTTTGCTGTATTGGAGCAGGCGAGAGATGACGTAACCAGTCTAATCGCCGATCCTAACTTCTGGACGTCTGTGGACTATACGGCTTTGCGAGAGTATTTACAGCAGCAGCAGGTATTCCAGGGTGATCTGATCGACTAA